One part of the Mariniblastus fucicola genome encodes these proteins:
- a CDS encoding PEP-CTERM sorting domain-containing protein, with the protein MKNYSILLAVAFSLVLWSNTASAEIIVHVGNVTVDAGTNALVQVTATGDENLTSFDTPFDIGNDGFPNIAPTGLTLIDVVSAEPFGTGLFFNAAENLQEDLIVNDVSLATGVLLDSSPTLLFTMEFAVGNSVPSGTVFDLTVIRDDKFVINGTSNPGPGTSPVVDVNNGSITVSAVPEPSSLALAALVVCGITLRRRRSS; encoded by the coding sequence ATGAAAAACTATTCAATTCTACTGGCTGTCGCTTTTTCTCTGGTGCTTTGGAGCAATACAGCGTCGGCTGAAATTATCGTCCATGTCGGCAATGTTACTGTCGATGCTGGTACTAATGCACTGGTGCAGGTCACTGCGACCGGTGACGAAAACTTAACGAGTTTTGATACGCCATTTGATATTGGGAACGACGGATTTCCCAATATTGCGCCGACCGGTTTAACTCTGATTGACGTCGTTTCGGCTGAGCCATTCGGAACTGGTTTGTTCTTCAACGCTGCTGAAAACCTTCAAGAAGACCTCATCGTGAATGACGTCTCGTTGGCCACTGGCGTTCTTCTGGATAGTTCTCCGACCTTGTTGTTTACAATGGAGTTTGCCGTCGGAAATTCAGTTCCAAGCGGAACCGTATTTGACTTGACGGTCATTCGTGACGACAAGTTTGTAATCAATGGAACTTCCAATCCGGGGCCTGGAACAAGCCCGGTGGTTGATGTGAACAATGGCTCCATTACCGTTAGCGCGGTACCAGAACCATCCAGTCTTGCGTTGGCGGCGTTGGTAGTTTGTGGAATAACGCTGAGACGCCGACGCAGTTCTTGA